GGCCTCCGTAAACTGAATCGTACCTCGTCCCACCGTCTGGCAATGCTGCGCAACATGACAGTATCGCTGCTGCGTCACGAAGCGATCAAAACCACCCTGCCAAAAGCAAAAGAACTGCGCCGCGTTGTCGAGCCAATTCTGACCCTGGGCAAAACCGACTCCCTGGCAAACAAGCGTCTGGCCTTCAACCGCCTGCGCGACCGTGAAATGGTCGTCAAACTGTTCGCTGAACTGGGCCCACGTTTCGCCAACCGTAACGGTGGTTATGTGCGTATCCTGAAAATGGGTTTCCGCGTCGGCGATAACGCTCCTATGGCGTTCGTTGAACTGATGGATCGTCCAGATACGACCGAAGCAGTTGAAGTTGCTGGCGAGTAATCCCAGTAATTGCATCTGAGAAAGCCAGGCCTAGCCTGGCTTTTTTGTTTTCTGCTGCAGCTATC
This window of the Janthinobacterium agaricidamnosum genome carries:
- the rplQ gene encoding 50S ribosomal protein L17; the encoded protein is MRHGHGLRKLNRTSSHRLAMLRNMTVSLLRHEAIKTTLPKAKELRRVVEPILTLGKTDSLANKRLAFNRLRDREMVVKLFAELGPRFANRNGGYVRILKMGFRVGDNAPMAFVELMDRPDTTEAVEVAGE